DNA from Actinoplanes sp. SE50/110:
TGCGAGCTGCAGGCCACCGACCGGGGGCTGGCCGAGTTGCTGGTGACCGACGCGTTCGACGACGACGAGCGGCTGTCCGCGCTGCGCGCCGCGGCCCAGCAGCGGGCGGTCGACGTGCTCACCCGGGCGCAGCGGGCCGGCCGGCTGCGCGCCGACTTCACCCGGCACGACCTGTGGCTGGTGATGATGGCCAACGCCGGGGTGAACCGGCACGCGACCGAACCCCACGCCTGGCGCCGCCAGCTGGCGCTGCTGATCGGCGGGCTGGCCACCCGATGAGCATTTAAGGATCTTTAAGGCTGTGACCCGAGACCTTTAAGACGGGTTCGCTCGAGAATTGCCTCCGTCAGCGTCCCCCCTGATCGGAGCGTCCCCATGCAACGCAGCCGTATGCGGCTCGCCATCTACTCCTCGGCCGCGCTGCTCGCGGTCGGTGGCGGTATCGGCGCGGCGTTCGCCGCCACCGACGGCGGCACGGGCAG
Protein-coding regions in this window:
- a CDS encoding TetR/AcrR family transcriptional regulator, whose translation is MATRLRADARRNRAALLTAAREVFAEQGLDASLDEIARRAGVGNATLYRRFPSRRHLIAEVFAGHMTAAVRLADQALEHPDPWAAFIGYLSRVCELQATDRGLAELLVTDAFDDDERLSALRAAAQQRAVDVLTRAQRAGRLRADFTRHDLWLVMMANAGVNRHATEPHAWRRQLALLIGGLATR